The stretch of DNA TCCGGTATAAATGATTCCACTGCTACTATATTCACTCATTTAAGGGAATATTCCGACTCGGCAAGAAAAATGCACTAATTCGACTTATTTGAGGGGAATTCTTTATACCCTAAATCTACTCTGCGATAAACGGGGAATCTTCCGAAATTAAAATTCGGTCAATTTTCACTGCTTTCCCCGTTTTATTTTGTAATTCAACCAAGCAGCCACTTAGTATTTTTCTACCGGATTTGGGGACTTCAAATCGAACTGGCAAACTGGTCAAAAATTTCTTCAATACACCTTCACGAGCCATCCCAAGAATCCCGTCATAAGGGCCAGTCATTCCAACGTCTGTTAAGTAGGCGGTTCCATTTGGCAAAATTCTTTGATCTGCAGTTTGGACATGTGTATGTGTCCCAACAACTGCTGACACTTTCCCATCCAAAAACCAGCCCATCGCCTGCTTTTCACTCGTTGCTTCTGCATGAAAATCAACAAAAATATATGGAGTATGTTCCCGTGCTTTTTCTACTAATTGTTTTACTGTTTCAAAAGGACAATCTAATGGAGGCATAAACGTGCGCCCTTGTACATTAATGACAGCAATTTCGTATCCCATCACTTTTGTCATGATCATTCCGGCACCAGGTGTACCTTCCGGAAAATTGGCTGGTCGCACTAAAAATTTTGCTTTGTCGATAAACTCAAAGATCTCTCGATTATCCCACGCATGATTTCCTAATGTCACAATATTCGCACCGTCTTGTAAAAACTGTCGGTATATTTTTTCCGTGATTCCGCGACCTGCCGCTGCATTTTCTCCATTTACTATGGTTACATCAGGTTGGTATTGTTTTTTTAATTTAGGTAGATATTCGGATACCATTTCCCTTCCTAATGAACCTACGACGTCGCCAATAAATAGTATTTTCATGAAAAAACCCTTTCTAGTTTCATTCAAAATGTAATGGTAGTATATCAAATCAACATAGAAACAAAAAATTCAGAGTTATAATAGATCTGCTCATGTGCAAATAAAAGCGGTGTGAGACTCACACCGCTTTATTTCGCATATTCAACAGCTCTTGTTTCCCGAATGACGGTCACTTTAATATGACCAGGATAATCAAGTTCTCCCTCAATTCGTTTCCGTATATCCCTCGCTAATCGATGTGCTTCTAAATCATCTATTTGCTCAGGTTTTACGATGATTCGAATTTCACGGCCCGCTTGAATCGCAAATGATTTTTCAACGCCCTCATATGACTCGGAGATTTCCTCGAGTTTCTCTAAACGTCGAATGTAATTTTCTAGCGTTTCACTACGCGCACCTGGTCTTGCTGCTGATAAAGCATCAGCTGCCGCAACTAAAATTGCAATAATAGAAGTTGGTTCTGTGTCACCATGATGGGAAGCGATACTGTTGATCACAACTGGATGTTCTTTATATTTCGTTGCAAGTTCCACACCAATTTCAACATGGCTTCCTTCTACTTCATGATCAATCGCTTTTCCTATATCGTGCAACAAACCAGCACGTCTAGCAAGCGTTTCGTCTTCTCCAAGTTCGGCCGCAAGTAATCCTGTTAAAAACGCGACTTCCATGGAATGTTTTAAAACGTTTTGACCATAACTTGTCCGGAATTTTAAACGTCCTAATATTTTTATTAAATCAGGATGGAGTCCATGTACACCTACTTCAAATGTTGTCTGTTCTCCAATCTCCCGAATATGTTCATCCACTTCTCTTCTCGCTTTATCAACCATTTCC from Oikeobacillus pervagus encodes:
- a CDS encoding TIGR00282 family metallophosphoesterase, whose amino-acid sequence is MKILFIGDVVGSLGREMVSEYLPKLKKQYQPDVTIVNGENAAAGRGITEKIYRQFLQDGANIVTLGNHAWDNREIFEFIDKAKFLVRPANFPEGTPGAGMIMTKVMGYEIAVINVQGRTFMPPLDCPFETVKQLVEKAREHTPYIFVDFHAEATSEKQAMGWFLDGKVSAVVGTHTHVQTADQRILPNGTAYLTDVGMTGPYDGILGMAREGVLKKFLTSLPVRFEVPKSGRKILSGCLVELQNKTGKAVKIDRILISEDSPFIAE